From Chryseobacterium salivictor, a single genomic window includes:
- a CDS encoding 4-alpha-glucanotransferase codes for MKLYLNINFRTKVGENLQVCVFEHGGAEGKIHPLQYTDNGNWSAELDYFSKSISYKYQLIDNKGIILDEEFSLHHLNFSHNYDEFVICDFWNAKNFPENYLNNKILKNKLRHFKAEKISVLKKHTHLFRLEAPVYHPNWKVVILGNCEELGNWQYLKTVPMLQTDFGIWEAAVDIEQDQMIQYKYGLMNADSGEVFDIEYGDNRWTLPNTEKNVLQIQADHFFKFKSHEMYHAAGVAVPVFSLRTENGFGVGEFPDLKNLADWAKKTNLSILQILPINDTTANYAWTDSYPYAAISVYALHPQYLSVEKLEYPLSKDLVQEFKAEKEALNALSLIDYEQMISGKWKYITIIFEAHKEEILKDRNFKKFIKENEDWLIPYAAFCVLRDKYKTPNFNDWKTHRKYIAGKIAPFFLPKNKEYENSMLHSWVQYQLHLQLKDAIDYTHDLGISVKGDLPIGIYRYSVEAWAEPELFGMDFQAGAPPDQFTDLGQNWEFPTYNWEAMKEDGYCWWKNRFKALEQYFDAMRIDHILGFFRIWRMPMSATQGILGYFYPAVPVKAEEFSARGISFNEDRYCKPFINDQILWDYFGEERDGIRNRFMNSHFDGTYSFKEEFDTQRKLADYFKTNPVGSAGERLISLAANVLFLKEQLSEKQVVYHPRFNIEKTESYHYLNEAEKRKISDLYVDYFFKRQDGLWYEKAMEKLPVILNATDMLICGEDLGLVPESVPVVMDRLGITALKVQRMPSDNIPWYNPKNADYMNVVTASSHDSSTLRQWWHEDRGLTQKYFHEQLGQYGTAPWNLEPQLAEMIMKQHLFNNAMLAIFPIQEFLATEKELTNPNMDEERINNPAVFPHYWRYRMHLKVEELLNHDNFNQKIAGWIADANRI; via the coding sequence ATGAAACTATATCTTAATATCAATTTCAGAACGAAAGTAGGTGAGAATCTGCAGGTTTGCGTTTTTGAACACGGAGGAGCTGAGGGAAAAATTCATCCTTTACAATATACCGATAACGGAAACTGGTCTGCCGAACTGGATTATTTTTCAAAATCGATTTCCTATAAATATCAGTTGATCGATAATAAAGGGATAATTCTGGATGAGGAGTTTTCTTTGCATCACTTGAATTTCTCTCATAACTATGATGAATTCGTTATTTGTGATTTCTGGAATGCTAAAAATTTCCCCGAGAATTATCTCAATAATAAAATCTTAAAAAATAAACTCCGCCACTTTAAAGCTGAAAAGATTTCCGTCTTAAAAAAACACACCCATCTTTTCCGTCTGGAAGCACCGGTTTATCACCCAAACTGGAAAGTAGTAATTCTTGGAAATTGCGAAGAACTTGGCAACTGGCAATATTTAAAGACCGTACCGATGTTGCAAACCGATTTCGGGATTTGGGAAGCTGCTGTGGATATTGAGCAAGATCAAATGATCCAGTATAAATATGGATTAATGAATGCCGATTCCGGTGAGGTTTTCGATATCGAGTACGGCGACAACCGTTGGACGTTACCGAATACTGAAAAAAATGTGCTGCAGATTCAAGCGGATCATTTTTTCAAATTCAAATCCCATGAGATGTATCACGCAGCGGGCGTGGCAGTTCCTGTTTTTTCATTAAGAACAGAAAACGGTTTCGGAGTTGGCGAATTTCCGGATCTGAAAAATCTGGCAGATTGGGCGAAGAAAACAAATCTATCCATTTTGCAGATTTTACCGATTAATGATACGACTGCTAATTATGCCTGGACGGATTCTTATCCTTACGCCGCGATTTCAGTGTATGCGCTTCATCCCCAATATTTGTCGGTTGAGAAATTGGAGTATCCTTTATCAAAGGATTTGGTTCAGGAATTTAAAGCTGAAAAAGAAGCTTTGAATGCTTTAAGTCTGATTGATTACGAGCAAATGATTTCCGGAAAATGGAAATATATTACCATCATTTTTGAAGCCCATAAAGAAGAAATTTTAAAAGACCGCAACTTTAAAAAGTTCATTAAAGAAAATGAAGACTGGCTGATTCCTTATGCGGCTTTTTGTGTGTTAAGAGATAAATACAAAACGCCCAACTTTAATGATTGGAAAACGCACAGGAAATATATCGCCGGGAAAATTGCTCCTTTCTTCCTGCCAAAAAATAAAGAGTATGAAAATTCGATGCTGCATTCGTGGGTGCAGTATCAACTTCATTTACAATTAAAAGACGCCATCGATTATACCCATGATTTAGGGATTTCTGTTAAAGGAGATTTGCCGATTGGGATTTACCGCTATTCGGTAGAAGCCTGGGCAGAACCGGAATTGTTCGGTATGGATTTTCAGGCCGGAGCACCGCCAGATCAGTTCACCGATTTAGGTCAAAACTGGGAATTCCCAACTTATAACTGGGAAGCGATGAAAGAAGATGGTTACTGCTGGTGGAAAAACCGTTTCAAAGCTTTAGAGCAATATTTCGATGCGATGCGGATTGATCATATTCTGGGTTTTTTCAGAATCTGGAGAATGCCGATGAGCGCAACACAGGGAATTCTAGGCTATTTTTATCCAGCAGTTCCGGTGAAAGCTGAAGAGTTTTCGGCTAGAGGAATTTCTTTTAATGAAGACCGATACTGCAAGCCATTTATCAATGATCAGATTCTGTGGGATTATTTTGGGGAAGAAAGAGACGGAATCCGGAACCGTTTTATGAACAGTCATTTCGACGGGACGTATAGTTTCAAAGAAGAGTTTGATACGCAACGGAAATTAGCGGATTATTTTAAAACAAATCCGGTGGGCTCAGCAGGAGAACGTTTGATTTCGCTGGCCGCAAATGTTCTGTTCTTAAAAGAGCAATTAAGTGAAAAACAAGTGGTTTATCACCCAAGATTTAATATTGAAAAAACAGAATCTTATCACTATTTAAACGAAGCCGAAAAAAGGAAAATTTCTGATTTGTACGTCGATTATTTCTTCAAAAGGCAGGATGGTTTGTGGTATGAAAAAGCGATGGAAAAACTTCCGGTGATTTTGAATGCGACAGACATGTTGATTTGTGGCGAAGATTTAGGTTTGGTTCCAGAGTCCGTTCCTGTGGTAATGGACCGTTTAGGAATTACCGCTCTGAAAGTACAGAGAATGCCGTCGGATAATATCCCGTGGTACAATCCGAAAAACGCCGATTATATGAATGTGGTCACGGCGAGTTCCCACGACAGTTCTACACTGAGACAGTGGTGGCATGAAGACCGCGGTTTAACGCAGAAATATTTTCACGAACAACTTGGTCAGTATGGGACGGCGCCGTGGAATTTGGAACCTCAGTTGGCGGAGATGATTATGAAGCAGCATCTTTTTAATAATGCAATGTTGGCGATTTTTCCAATTCAGGAGTTTTTGGCAACGGAAAAAGAGTTGACGAATCCAAATATGGACGAGGAGAGGATTAATAATCCCGCAGTCTTCCCACATTACTGGAGATACAGAATGCATTTGAAGGTAGAGGAGCTTTTGAATCACGATAATTTTAATCAGAAAATTGCAGGTTGGATTGCTGATGCAAACCGAATTTAA
- a CDS encoding ferritin — translation MISTKIADLLNDQITNEQYAAQYYLSMSAWFSARDLDGIANYFRIQSKEELLHADKMFDYLNDVGAEIRMGAIEQPPYEFENATDIFVKALEHEKIVTKSIFNILKNANDEGDFATVSFLQWFVTEQVEEEANASQLVTKIKMVCENPSALYLFDQELAQRVLVPLAAN, via the coding sequence ATGATCAGTACAAAAATAGCAGATTTGCTCAACGACCAAATTACCAACGAGCAGTACGCTGCACAATATTATTTATCAATGTCTGCCTGGTTTTCTGCCAGAGATTTAGATGGGATTGCCAATTATTTCCGTATTCAGAGTAAAGAAGAGTTGCTGCACGCTGACAAAATGTTTGATTACCTAAACGATGTGGGTGCTGAAATCAGAATGGGTGCCATTGAACAGCCTCCTTATGAGTTCGAAAACGCAACCGATATATTTGTAAAAGCTTTGGAACATGAAAAAATAGTCACCAAAAGTATTTTTAATATTTTAAAAAATGCCAATGATGAAGGTGATTTTGCAACCGTATCTTTCCTGCAGTGGTTTGTTACCGAACAGGTAGAAGAAGAAGCCAATGCATCTCAACTGGTAACCAAGATCAAAATGGTTTGCGAAAACCCCTCCGCTTTGTATCTTTTCGATCAGGAGTTAGCGCAGCGGGTTTTGGTTCCTCTAGCAGCGAATTAA
- the cysS gene encoding cysteine--tRNA ligase, with product MTLKIYNSLSGEKEIFTPIHDHNVGMYVCGPTVYSNVHLGNVRTFMSFDFIYRSLVHLGYKVRYVRNITDAGHLTDDGDVDNDRFVKQSRLEKLEPMEIVQKYTVDFHKVLEVFNLLPPTIEPTATGHILEQIELAQKLIDKGFAYESNGSVYFDVLEYNKRGLNYGELSRRNIEELFANTRDLDGQNEKKNPQDFALWKAASPAHIMRWNSPWGEGFPGWHLECTAMSTKYLGEKFDIHGGGMDLKFPHHECEVAQGKACNETEPVNYWMHANMLTMNGQRMSKSTGNYILPMELVSGKNDFFEKPFHPTIVRFNFMQAHYRSVLDISNEAMVASEKGFQRLMEAMKVLSNNNFPTAEVSTFDVKAWKEKCYAALTDDFNSPILIAHLFEAVNFIFKLKDGKETITENDLQELKTLMNDFIFDVLGLQNIEENNNEKLDQTLQVLIDLRNQARKSKNFDLSDQIRDRLLAEGIELKDGREGTTYSIS from the coding sequence ATGACTTTAAAAATATACAATTCCCTTTCCGGCGAAAAAGAAATATTCACACCCATTCACGATCATAATGTCGGGATGTACGTTTGTGGACCCACAGTTTACAGCAATGTGCATTTGGGAAATGTGCGGACTTTCATGTCTTTCGATTTTATTTACCGGTCGTTGGTTCATTTGGGATACAAAGTCCGTTATGTCCGGAATATCACCGATGCCGGACATTTAACCGATGACGGCGATGTTGATAATGACCGTTTCGTCAAACAGTCCCGTTTGGAAAAACTGGAGCCGATGGAAATCGTTCAGAAATACACCGTCGATTTTCATAAAGTTTTGGAAGTGTTTAATCTTCTTCCTCCGACGATAGAGCCCACCGCAACCGGACATATTTTAGAACAGATTGAATTGGCTCAGAAATTAATCGATAAAGGATTTGCTTATGAAAGCAATGGTTCCGTTTATTTTGATGTTTTAGAATACAATAAACGGGGATTAAATTACGGTGAACTTTCCCGCAGAAATATCGAAGAACTTTTTGCCAATACCAGAGATCTGGATGGTCAGAACGAAAAGAAAAACCCGCAGGATTTTGCCCTTTGGAAAGCCGCTTCTCCCGCTCATATCATGCGTTGGAATTCCCCTTGGGGTGAAGGTTTTCCCGGCTGGCATCTGGAATGTACGGCGATGTCAACCAAATATCTCGGTGAAAAATTCGATATTCACGGTGGCGGAATGGATTTGAAATTCCCGCACCACGAATGTGAAGTCGCACAGGGAAAAGCCTGCAATGAAACAGAACCGGTGAATTACTGGATGCACGCTAATATGCTGACCATGAACGGACAAAGAATGAGTAAATCCACCGGAAATTATATTCTGCCCATGGAACTGGTTTCCGGCAAAAATGATTTCTTTGAAAAACCTTTTCATCCTACGATTGTGCGTTTCAATTTTATGCAGGCGCATTATAGAAGTGTTTTAGATATTTCCAATGAAGCGATGGTTGCCAGTGAAAAAGGATTTCAGCGGTTAATGGAAGCTATGAAAGTGCTTTCAAATAATAATTTTCCGACTGCTGAGGTTTCTACTTTTGATGTAAAAGCATGGAAAGAAAAATGCTACGCTGCTTTAACCGACGATTTCAATTCGCCGATCCTTATTGCGCATCTTTTTGAAGCCGTAAATTTCATCTTTAAATTAAAGGATGGCAAAGAAACAATTACCGAAAATGATTTGCAGGAATTAAAAACTTTGATGAATGATTTTATTTTCGATGTTCTCGGTTTGCAGAATATCGAAGAAAACAATAATGAGAAATTAGACCAGACTTTACAGGTTTTAATCGACTTAAGAAATCAAGCCAGAAAATCCAAAAACTTTGACCTTTCCGATCAGATCCGCGACCGTTTACTCGCAGAAGGAATTGAACTGAAAGACGGAAGAGAAGGAACGACTTATTCGATTTCATAG
- the folE gene encoding GTP cyclohydrolase I FolE gives MNQNIDNDDDVFTGKEHTPLRPDAFEKSTEEKIEIIQQHFHQIMETLGMDMTDDSLKDSPKRVAKMYVNEIFGGLLPENNPRISTFSNKYKYRQMLVEKDITVYSFCEHHFLPIIGRAHVAYISNGEVIGLSKINRVVDYYAKRPQVQERLTMQVVDALKKALGTNDVACIIEAKHLCVNCRGIKDTASSTTTAELSGLFRTNPITRQEFLHYVGNRSNLD, from the coding sequence ATGAATCAAAATATCGATAACGACGACGATGTATTTACCGGAAAAGAGCATACGCCTTTGCGTCCTGACGCTTTTGAAAAATCTACCGAAGAAAAAATTGAAATTATCCAGCAGCATTTCCATCAGATTATGGAAACTTTAGGAATGGATATGACTGATGATTCTCTGAAAGATTCTCCCAAAAGAGTGGCAAAGATGTACGTGAATGAAATTTTTGGCGGTCTTCTTCCAGAAAATAATCCACGGATTTCTACCTTTTCAAATAAATACAAATACCGCCAGATGTTGGTGGAAAAAGACATTACCGTCTATTCGTTCTGCGAGCATCACTTCCTGCCGATTATTGGCAGAGCGCATGTTGCTTATATTTCAAATGGCGAGGTAATCGGTCTTTCAAAGATCAACAGAGTCGTAGATTATTATGCAAAGCGCCCACAGGTTCAGGAACGTTTGACCATGCAGGTTGTAGATGCTTTGAAAAAAGCGCTCGGCACGAATGATGTTGCCTGTATCATCGAAGCGAAACATCTGTGTGTGAATTGTCGCGGTATAAAAGATACCGCAAGTTCGACCACTACTGCAGAGCTCAGTGGCCTTTTCAGAACCAATCCGATTACCCGACAGGAATTCCTGCATTATGTAGGAAATCGTTCGAATTTGGATTAA
- a CDS encoding DUF3857 domain-containing protein yields MIKIYQLCFTVFSLWSFAQDYAVAAIPQNLLENANAVIREHSEDYILKSVNEMTIKETHVVTVMSAAGDRYSTILIPYNPTTKVNNIKVEMYDRTGKMIKTYARKDFSDYTNTPSAALYVDDRILVLKTISTAYPFTLKTSYETSTSNTVYLSHFSPFNSYNMALEKSTFTITNNSGIKIRTKINDKALAKVSETKDGNMWKYSYQNIPAITHEDLSPSLDYLIPNVEFSPEKFSLAGRQGDLTDWTSFGKWYYHDLISPVSHITAEISAEVVALNLSGTTSEKVKTLYQYMQNKTRYVLIAMGIGGWQPMPASEVSKKGYGDCKALTNYMRTLLQAAGIPSYFAVIYNDDSVITFDKDFPKMSGNHAILMVPTEKDPIWLENTSQRIAFNHLSYSSHNRNVLAVDENGIKIIDTPTYKPEQSKELLVAKVQLEEDGSITSSANFIFTGGQYDTNLGLFTLKNEEIQEAMKSRHYNLQIDKIAVDHLLNNKDDVKISYDLNLKAKSFSKKLGNDLFFPVMPFYQTVAFSSNTERKLPFETAFPFQDDYEIEFTAPVGYKFADLPEPAEFTTEFGSYSLHYKMKDEKLLVHRVLTIKKGIYQKEKFKDYVDFRKKTASKDNTKMLISKI; encoded by the coding sequence ATGATTAAAATCTACCAACTGTGCTTCACCGTTTTTTCACTGTGGAGTTTTGCGCAGGATTATGCTGTTGCCGCAATACCCCAGAATCTTCTCGAAAATGCCAATGCGGTCATCAGAGAACATTCCGAGGATTATATTTTGAAATCAGTCAACGAGATGACGATAAAAGAAACTCACGTGGTGACAGTTATGAGTGCAGCTGGTGATCGGTATTCAACCATTTTAATTCCTTATAATCCTACTACCAAAGTAAACAACATTAAAGTTGAAATGTATGACAGGACCGGGAAAATGATTAAAACTTATGCCAGGAAAGATTTCTCGGACTATACCAATACCCCAAGTGCGGCTTTGTATGTTGATGACCGGATTTTAGTCCTTAAAACAATTTCTACAGCGTATCCTTTTACGCTGAAAACGTCCTACGAAACAAGCACGTCGAACACGGTTTATCTCAGTCATTTCTCGCCTTTTAATTCTTATAATATGGCATTGGAAAAAAGTACTTTTACCATTACCAATAATTCAGGAATTAAGATCCGTACAAAAATCAATGATAAAGCGTTGGCTAAAGTTTCGGAAACCAAAGACGGCAACATGTGGAAATATTCATATCAGAATATTCCGGCCATTACCCATGAGGATTTGTCGCCGAGTTTAGATTATTTGATCCCAAATGTAGAGTTCTCTCCGGAAAAATTTTCTCTTGCAGGAAGACAGGGCGATCTCACCGATTGGACGAGTTTTGGAAAATGGTATTATCATGATTTAATAAGTCCGGTTTCACACATCACTGCTGAAATTTCTGCAGAAGTTGTCGCTCTGAATTTATCGGGAACAACTTCTGAAAAAGTAAAAACGCTTTACCAATATATGCAGAACAAAACTAGGTATGTATTGATTGCGATGGGAATCGGCGGCTGGCAACCGATGCCTGCTTCGGAAGTGAGTAAAAAAGGATATGGAGACTGTAAAGCGCTCACCAATTATATGCGGACTTTACTGCAGGCAGCGGGAATTCCTTCTTATTTTGCAGTCATTTATAATGATGATTCTGTCATTACTTTTGATAAAGATTTTCCTAAAATGTCGGGTAATCATGCGATTTTAATGGTTCCTACAGAAAAAGATCCTATCTGGTTAGAGAATACTTCTCAGCGGATCGCCTTTAATCACCTTTCGTATTCCTCACACAACAGAAATGTTTTGGCAGTTGATGAAAACGGAATTAAAATCATCGATACGCCGACTTATAAACCGGAACAAAGCAAAGAATTATTGGTTGCCAAAGTTCAGTTAGAGGAAGACGGCAGCATTACTTCCAGTGCAAATTTCATATTCACCGGCGGACAGTACGATACGAATCTTGGTTTGTTTACTTTAAAAAATGAGGAGATTCAGGAGGCAATGAAAAGCCGGCATTATAATCTACAAATCGATAAAATTGCAGTTGATCATCTTTTGAACAATAAAGATGATGTGAAAATCAGTTATGATCTTAATTTGAAAGCCAAAAGCTTTTCTAAAAAACTCGGGAACGATCTGTTTTTTCCGGTAATGCCTTTCTATCAGACGGTTGCTTTTTCCTCAAATACCGAAAGAAAACTTCCGTTTGAAACGGCTTTTCCTTTTCAGGATGATTATGAAATAGAGTTTACGGCGCCTGTCGGTTATAAATTTGCCGACCTGCCTGAGCCTGCAGAATTTACTACGGAATTCGGTTCCTACTCTCTGCATTATAAAATGAAAGACGAAAAGCTTCTGGTTCATAGGGTTCTGACGATTAAAAAAGGAATTTATCAAAAAGAGAAATTCAAAGATTACGTCGATTTCAGAAAAAAAACAGCCAGCAAAGACAATACTAAAATGTTAATCTCAAAAATATGA
- a CDS encoding DUF3857 domain-containing protein has translation MMQKFILFTACFVASIVYSQHKFLNDPKLSEEDLKSTQSKIEVDAPAEILYRSVHFMIDYNGYLTQEIVSRVKIYNKDNAGDYLDHEISVYDNGRGDRETLSNLKAVTYNWEDGKKVTTKIERDEKFKSKEDKNYTITKFAYANVKNGSVVEYSYSLYSPFLSSTPRILIEEEVPVKYVEYVFDNPKPLGYSINYKGSVTPTHRDSGERQLYGNEYNTYRFAYENIPAFKDEKFVLNNNNYKTGIKAELNSTSINNVFKSYSLSWKDIQKRLYEHDNFGLQLKKENLIKNILPAEILALPTSMAKANAILKFVQKNYTWNKEDDTFTDKGIKNLLTTKIGNTAEINLLLTMLLKSAAINADPVVLSTVKRGMLLAYNPSISQLNFVLASFEENGKIYLLDGTSKLTEINMISPRALNQYGIVMTKNDAKQINVLFPELSKTVLSIDAKLKPDGTFEGRFADRDTKLYAMIANENYTDNEKVFAKNYQDEYRFPFTNMKHGLQPNNDFETSFDFTSDTFVDNIGSKLVFNPLLFLYSQNHGYNQKEERRAPLEFYSAYDRVKKVTIALPDNYVFENVPASKKFRTEDNSIQYSYVVTQNGNELTVEATITIDDTVFPKEYYPAFKQIYDNVTKMEAQVVTAVKKK, from the coding sequence ATGATGCAAAAATTTATTCTTTTTACAGCATGCTTCGTAGCAAGCATTGTTTATTCCCAACACAAATTTTTAAACGATCCTAAACTGTCTGAAGAGGATTTAAAAAGTACTCAATCTAAAATTGAAGTTGATGCTCCCGCAGAAATTTTATACCGCTCTGTGCATTTTATGATTGATTATAATGGCTATCTGACGCAGGAAATTGTAAGCCGGGTGAAAATTTATAATAAAGATAATGCCGGAGATTATCTGGATCACGAAATTTCGGTTTATGATAATGGCCGGGGCGACCGCGAAACCCTGAGTAACCTGAAAGCGGTGACTTATAATTGGGAAGACGGTAAAAAAGTAACCACGAAAATTGAACGTGATGAAAAATTTAAATCAAAAGAAGATAAAAATTATACCATTACCAAATTTGCCTATGCCAATGTGAAAAATGGTTCTGTGGTAGAGTATTCATACTCACTTTACAGTCCTTTTTTATCGTCAACACCAAGGATTTTGATTGAAGAAGAAGTCCCCGTGAAATACGTGGAGTATGTTTTTGACAATCCGAAACCGCTGGGCTACTCCATTAATTATAAAGGAAGTGTGACGCCTACTCATCGTGATAGCGGCGAAAGACAATTATATGGAAATGAATATAATACCTATAGATTTGCATACGAAAATATTCCTGCCTTCAAAGATGAGAAGTTTGTGCTGAATAATAATAATTATAAAACAGGTATTAAGGCAGAACTTAATTCTACGTCGATTAATAATGTTTTTAAGTCATATTCCTTGTCCTGGAAAGATATTCAAAAACGCTTGTACGAGCACGATAATTTTGGTTTACAGCTCAAAAAAGAAAATCTGATTAAAAATATTCTGCCGGCAGAAATTTTAGCTTTGCCCACCAGCATGGCAAAAGCAAATGCAATTCTGAAATTCGTACAAAAAAATTACACCTGGAATAAAGAAGATGATACTTTTACCGACAAAGGAATTAAAAATCTTTTAACAACAAAAATCGGCAATACCGCTGAAATTAATCTTCTTTTAACCATGCTTTTAAAAAGTGCAGCAATTAACGCTGATCCGGTTGTTTTGTCGACTGTAAAAAGAGGAATGTTGCTGGCTTACAATCCATCCATCTCCCAGCTTAATTTTGTCCTGGCATCTTTTGAGGAAAATGGCAAGATTTATCTTTTGGACGGCACCTCAAAATTGACGGAAATTAATATGATTTCCCCGCGGGCTCTTAATCAATACGGAATTGTGATGACCAAGAATGATGCAAAACAGATTAATGTATTGTTTCCCGAATTAAGTAAAACCGTACTATCTATTGATGCAAAACTAAAACCGGATGGAACTTTCGAAGGCCGTTTTGCCGATCGCGACACTAAATTATATGCGATGATTGCCAATGAAAATTATACAGATAATGAAAAAGTTTTTGCTAAAAATTATCAGGATGAATACAGATTCCCTTTTACCAATATGAAACACGGATTGCAGCCGAACAATGATTTTGAAACGAGTTTTGATTTTACTTCAGATACTTTTGTAGATAATATCGGGAGCAAATTAGTGTTTAATCCGTTGCTGTTTTTATATTCTCAAAATCATGGTTATAATCAAAAAGAAGAAAGGCGTGCGCCGCTTGAGTTTTATTCCGCCTATGATCGGGTGAAGAAAGTAACCATCGCCCTTCCTGATAATTATGTATTTGAAAATGTACCGGCTTCGAAAAAGTTTAGAACAGAAGACAACTCGATACAATACAGTTATGTAGTTACTCAGAACGGAAATGAATTAACGGTGGAGGCCACGATTACCATTGATGATACCGTTTTCCCGAAAGAGTATTATCCTGCTTTCAAACAGATTTATGACAATGTCACCAAGATGGAAGCGCAAGTGGTAACTGCGGTGAAGAAAAAATAA